One segment of Triticum aestivum cultivar Chinese Spring chromosome 2A, IWGSC CS RefSeq v2.1, whole genome shotgun sequence DNA contains the following:
- the LOC123188189 gene encoding organic cation/carnitine transporter 7, which yields MAGGEARGGECGYYTTDDALSQVGFGRFQALVLAYAGVGWTAEAMEIMMLSFVGPSVKDEWGISGQQEGLITSVVFAGMIIGGCLGGVISDSYGRRIGFLFTAVVTGIFGFLSALSPNYMCLLTLRFIVGMGLGAGHVLGTWFLEFVPAANRGTWVVVFHCTWSFGTILQALIAWAIMPVLGWRWLIALSSTPCFILLIFYGITPESPRYLCSRGRTADAQFILERISIMNNMALPSGILIVAPQRRSDDVVGAETIVPLILSQDSAATDVCMSSSISRSINAFRTLVSRSLIRSTLLLWFVYFAFCFAYYGIVLLTSELSNGPRRCGPVGMHLWQQNDARLYRDVLVTSIAEFPGLILAALLVDKVGRKLSMGAFAFLCLLSVAPLAAPLEEGLATVLLFSARTCITGSYAVLYIYGPEIYPSSCRNTGVGVATSLGRIGGMIAPLIAVGLLESCHQKEAVFVFDLVLFLAAVACALFPLETKGCQIQ from the exons ATGGCGGGAGGCGAGGCTAGGGGCGGGGAGTGCGGCTACTACACGACGGACGACGCGCTGTCCCAGGTGGGCTTCGGGAGGTTCCAGGCGCTGGTGCTGGCCTACGCCGGCGTGGGCTGGACCGCGGAGGCCATGGAGATCATGATGCTGTCCTTCGTCGGCCCATCCGTGAAGGACGAGTGGGGAATCTCGGGCCAGCAGGAGGGGCTCATCACCAGCGTCGTCTTCGCCGGGATGATCATCGGGGGTTGCCTCGGGGGCGTCATCTCAGACTCATATGGCAGAAG GATTGGTTTTCTATTCACCGCGGTTGTCACTGGCATATTTGGTTTTCTCAGTGCTTTGTCACCTAACTACATGTGCCTATTAACCCTCCGCTTTATTGTCGGTATGGGATTGGGTGCTGGTCATGTTCTTGGTACTTGGTTCCTAGAGTTTGTTCCTGCTGCAAACAGGGGTACTTGGGTGGTTGTCTTCCATTGTACCTGGAGTTTTGGAACAATCCTTCAGGCTCTTATTGCATGG GCTATCATGCCAGTACTTGGATGGAGGTGGTTGATAGCGTTGTCTTCCACACCATGTTTCATTCTGCTTATTTTCTACGGTATAACGCCTGAATCACCACGGTACCTCTGCTCAAGAGGTAGAACAGCTGATGCTCAATTTATTTTGGAGAGAATATCAATAATGAACAACATGGCCCTGCCCTCTGGCATCTTAATAGTTGCCCCACAAAGAAGGTCTGATGATGTTGTTGGTGCGGAGACAATAGTACCACTGATTCTTTCACAAGATAGTGCTGCAACTGACGTTTGCATGAGCTCCTCTATATCCAGATCTATTAATGCATTCCGTACACTTGTGTCACGAAGCCTGATTAGATCTACACTTCTTCTTTGGTTTGTCTACTTTGCATTTTGTTTTGCTTACTATGGTATAGTATTGCTAACATCGGAACTAAGCAATGGTCCAAGGAGATGTGGACCTGTTGGAATGCATTTGTGGCAGCAAAATGATGCCAGACTCTACAGAGATGTCCTGGTGACAAGTATTGCAG AATTTCCTGGTCTGATTTTGGCGGCTCTATTGGTTGATAAAGTTGGTCGCAAACTGTCAATGGGAGCGTTTGCTTTTCTGTGCCTTCTTTCCGTCGCACCACTTGCTGCACCTCTAGAAGAAGGTTTAGCAACCGTCCTTCTATTCAGTGCCCGGACTTGTATCACAGGAAGTTATGCTGTTCTCTATATTTACGGCCCTGAG ATCTACCCTTCATCATGTCGAAACACCGGAGTGGGAGTCGCGACTTCTCTTGGCCGGATAGGTGGCATGATTGCCCCACTCATAGCTGTAGGATTGTTAGAGAGCTGTCATCAGAAAGAAGCTGTGTTTGTCTTCGATCTTGTACTCTTTCTTGCAGCAGTTGCCTGCGCCCTGTTCCCTCTAGAGACCAAGGGCTGCCAGATTCAGTAA